A window from Suncus etruscus isolate mSunEtr1 chromosome 18, mSunEtr1.pri.cur, whole genome shotgun sequence encodes these proteins:
- the AARS2 gene encoding alanine--tRNA ligase, mitochondrial: protein MAAAVTVAAGQLRRAIRRPPPPWPGPSRRRTHSSEPPAAPRASAVRDAFLSFFRDRHGHRLVPSASVRPRGDPSLLFVNAGMNQFKPIFLGTVDPRSEMASFRRVANSQKCVRAGGRHSDLEDVGRDLSHHTFFEMLGNWAFGGEYFKKEACSMAWELLTQVYGIPKDRLWVSYFGGDPKMGLDPDVESRDIWLSLGVPVSHVLSLGPQDNFWEMGETGPCGPCTEIHYDLASGMGTPQLVELWNLVFIQHNREADGSLQPLPQQHVDTGMGLERLVTILQGRKSTYDTDLFSPLLSTIHQNCGAPPYLGRVGAEDTGHTDMAYRVVADHIRTLSVCIADGVYPGMSGAPLVLRRILRRAVRFSVEVLQAPPGFLGSLVPAVVETLGDAYPELGEKAEQIAHVVSEDESAFLASLQRGRRIIDRTLKRLGPSDLFPAEVAWSLSLSGNLGIPLDLVELMLEEKGAQLDSAGLARLAQEEAQRRAQQAEPTQEQGLQLDIHALGELQRRGVPPTDDSPKYNYSLHPSRGYEFSPCEARVLQLYTEDGAAVNSVGEGQRCGLLLDRTNFYAEQGGQASDRGYLVRLGQQDVLFPVARAQVCGAFILHEVVAPECLQVGDEVQLYVNKAWRLGCMEKHTATHLLNWALRQNVGPSTQQRGSHLSPERLRFDVATQAPLSPEQLRAVEGTVRQAVEQDEAVYTEEVSLALTANVPGLRFLDEVYPDPVRVVSVGVPVAQALDVTSQAAMETSVELCCGTHLLRTGAIGDLVITGERPLTKGITRLLAVTGEQAQQAREVGQSLAQEVEAAAERLSRGSQDVAQAQRLSKDIGRLTDAVDTALMPQWQRRELQTTLKTLQRKANTAVRKLEVGQAALKTQELLKRHSEGPLIVDTVPTESLSVLVKVVRQLCEQVPHTSVLLLSPQPLGHVLCACQVAQGATPAFTAEAWALAVCRHMGGKAWGSRIVAQGTGSTSDLEAALSTARAYALNQL, encoded by the exons ATGGCGGCGGCGGTGACGGTCGCGGCGGGGCAGCTGCGGCGGGCCATCCGGAGGCCGCCGCCCCCATGGCCGGGCCCAAGCCGCCGTCGAACCCACTCATCCGAGCCCCCGGCGGCTCCGCGGGCCTCGGCGGTGCGCGACGCCTTCCTGAGCTTCTTCCGGGACCGCCATGGCCACCGTCTGGTGCCCTCCGCTTCCGTGCGGCCGCGCGGGGACCCCAGCCTGCTTTTTGTCAACGCGGGAATGAACCAG TTCAAGCCAATCTTCCTAGGTACCGTGGATCCCCGAAGCGAGATGGCGAGCTTCCGACGGGTGGCGAACAGCCAGAAATGTGTGAGGGCTGGAGGCCGTCACAGTGATCTAGAAGATGTGGGCCGGGACCTCTCCCATCATACCTTCTTTGAGATGCTTGGCAACTGGGCCTTTGGGGGGGAATATTTTAAG AAGGAAGCTTGCAGCATGGCTTGGGAACTGCTGACTCAGGTCTATGGGATCCCTAAAGATCGGCTCTGGGTCTCCTACTTTGGTGGTGATCCCAAGATGGGGCTTGACCCAGATGTGGAGAGCAGGGACATCTGGCTCAGCTTAGG GGTTCCTGTCAGCCATGTACTTTCTCTCGGGCCACAAGATAACTTCTGGGAGATGGGGGAGACTGGCCCCTGTGGGCCTTGTACTGAGATCCACTATGATCTTGCCAGCGGGATGGGAACCCCCCAGCTGGTGGAGCTTTGGAATCTGGTCTTCATTCAGCACAATAG AGAAGCAGATGGAAGCCTGCAGCCACTGCCCCAGCAGCATGTGGACACAGGAATGGGCCTGGAGAGGCTGGTCACGATACTGCAGGGCAGAAAATCCACCTACGACACGGACCTCTTTTCCCCACTACTCAGCACCATACACCAG AATTGTGGTGCACCCCCTTACCTGGGACGGGTTGGGGCAGAGGACACGGGACACACAGACATGGCATACCGTGTAGTGGCCGACCACATCCGCACACTTAGTGTCTGCATCGCTGATGGTGTTTATCCCGGGATGTCGGGAGCTCC GCTGGTTCTCCGGCGCATCCTTCGGCGAGCCGTGCGGTTCTCTGTGGAGGTGCTGCAGGCACCACCCGGCTTTCTTGGCAGCCTGGTGCCCGCGGTGGTAGAGACTCTG GGAGATGCCTACCCAGAGTTGGGGGAGAAAGCAGAGCAG ATAGCCCACGTGGTGTCCGAGGATGAATCTGCCTTCCTGGCCTCCCTGCAGCGGGGCCGGCGCATCATCGACAGGACCCTGAAGCGCTTGGGGCCTTCCGACTTGTTCCCGG CTGAGGTGGCCTGGTCTTTGTCACTGTCTGGGAATCTGGGGATCCCCTTGGACCTGGTTGAGCTGATGCTGGAAGAGAAAGGGGCGCAACTGGATTCTGCTGGACTGGCCCGCCTGGCCCAGGAGGAGGCCCAG CGCCGCGCACAGCAGGCTGAGCCTACTCAGGAGCAGGGTCTGCAACTCGACATCCATGCGCTGGGGGAACTGCAGCGCCGAGGGGTTCCCCCAACCGATGACAGCCCCAAGTACAACTATTCTCTGCACCCTAGCAGGGGTTATG AGTTCAGCCCCTGCGAGGCTCGGGTGCTCCAGCTGTACACAGAGGATGGAGCAGCCGTGAACTCTGTGGGGGAAGGCCAGCGCTGTGGCCTCCTCTTGGATCGGACCAACTTCTATGCTGAACAAGGGGGTCAGGCTTCAGATAGGGGCTACCTGGTGCGGCTAGGACAGCAG GACGTGCTGTTCCCAGTGGCCCGAGCCCAGGTCTGCGGGGCCTTCATCTTGCATGAGGTGGTGGCCCCCGAGTGCCTGCAAGTGGGGGATGAGGTGCAGCTGTACGTGAACAAG GCCTGGCGTCTGGGCTGCATGGAGAAGCACACGGCCACCCACCTGCTGAACTGGGCGCTGCGGCAGAACGTGGGCCCCAGCACGCAGCAGCGAGGGTCCCATCTCAGTCCCGAACGGCTGCGCTTCGATGTGGCCACCCAG GCCCCCTTAAGTCCAGAACAGCTCCGAGCAGTAGAGGGCACCGTACGCCAGGCTGTGGAGCAGGATGAAGCCGTGTACACAGAAGAAGTGTCCCTGGCGCTCACTGCCAATGTCCCAGGCCTGCGCTTCCTGGATGAG GTGTACCCAGATCCTGTGCGGGTGGTATCAGTGGGGGTTCCTGTGGCACAAGCCCTGGACGTGACCTCACAGGCAGCCATGGAGACTTCTGTGGAGCTGTGCTGTGGCAC GCACCTGCTCCGCACCGGGGCCATAGGGGACCTGGTCATCACAGGGGAACGACCGCTCACCAAGGGCATCACTCGTCTGCTGGCGGTCACAGGGGAGCAGGCCCAGCAG GCCCGAGAGGTGGGCCAGAGCCTGGCCCAGGAGGTGGAGGCAGCCGCCGAGCGACTGAGTCGGGGCAGCCAGGATGTGGCGCAGGCACAGCGGCTGTCCAAGGACATAGGCCGACTCACTGAT GCAGTGGACACAGCCCTGATGCCTCAGTGGCAGCGGCGGGAGCTGCAGACCACCCTGAAGACGCTGCAGAGGAAAGCCAACACCGCTGTCCGGAAGCTGGAAGTGGGCCAG GCTGCACTGAAGACCCAGGAACTGCTGAAGCGGCATTCAGAGGGGCCCTTGATTGTGGACACAGTCCCCACCGAGTCCCTCTCA GTGCTGGTGAAGGTGGTTCGGCAGCTGTGTGAGCAGGTTCCCCACACCTCCGTGCTGCTACTCAGCCCCCAGCCTTTGGGGCATGTGCTGTGTGCCTGCCAGGTGGCTCAG GGTGCCACGCCAGCCTTCACCGCAGAGGCCTGGGCACTGGCTGTGTGCCGCCACATGGGAGGCAAGGCCTGGGGCTCTCGCATAGTGGCCCAGGGCACCGGAAGCACCTCTGACCTGGAAgctgccctgagcacagcacgaGCCTATGCCCTCAACCAGCTCTGA